A window of Streptomyces sp. DG1A-41 contains these coding sequences:
- a CDS encoding aspartate-semialdehyde dehydrogenase — protein sequence MTGLRRADRPTLAVVGATGAVGTVMLQILSHRADVWGEIRLVASPRSAGRKLAVRGEETEVVALTEEAFDGVDVAMFDVPDEVAGRWAPLAAAKGAVVVDNSGTFRMHPDVPLVVPEVNPHAVRMRPRGIIANPSCTTLSMIVALGALHAEFGLRELVVSSYQAVSGAGRAGVATLRQQLSLVAGTDLGTSPGDVRRAVGDSTGPFPEPVALNVVPWAGAPREDGWSSEELKVRDESRKILGLPGLPVAVTCVRVPVITTHSLTVHARFEGEVTVDKAREILATAPGVVLFDNPAAGEFPTPADVVGTDPTWVGRVRRALDDPTALELFVCGDNLRKGSALNTAQIAELVAAELS from the coding sequence ATGACCGGGCTCCGACGGGCCGACCGGCCGACGCTCGCCGTCGTGGGAGCGACCGGGGCCGTCGGCACGGTCATGCTCCAGATCCTGTCCCACCGGGCGGATGTCTGGGGCGAGATCCGACTGGTCGCCTCCCCGCGCTCGGCCGGCCGCAAGCTGGCCGTGCGCGGCGAGGAGACCGAGGTCGTGGCGCTCACCGAGGAGGCCTTCGACGGGGTCGACGTCGCCATGTTCGACGTCCCCGACGAGGTCGCCGGGCGGTGGGCGCCCCTGGCCGCCGCCAAGGGCGCGGTGGTGGTCGACAACTCCGGCACGTTCCGGATGCACCCGGACGTGCCGCTCGTCGTGCCCGAGGTCAATCCGCACGCCGTACGGATGCGCCCGCGCGGGATCATCGCCAACCCCAGCTGCACGACGCTCTCCATGATCGTGGCCCTGGGCGCGCTGCACGCCGAGTTCGGGCTGCGCGAGCTGGTGGTCTCCTCGTACCAGGCGGTCAGCGGCGCCGGCCGCGCGGGCGTGGCGACGCTGCGGCAGCAGTTGTCCCTGGTCGCCGGCACGGATTTGGGGACCAGCCCCGGTGACGTACGACGGGCGGTGGGGGACAGCACCGGGCCGTTCCCGGAACCGGTCGCGCTGAACGTCGTGCCGTGGGCCGGGGCGCCGCGTGAGGACGGCTGGTCGTCGGAGGAGCTGAAGGTCCGGGACGAGTCCCGCAAGATCCTCGGGCTGCCCGGCCTGCCCGTGGCCGTCACCTGTGTCCGCGTGCCGGTGATCACCACGCATTCGCTGACCGTGCACGCCCGCTTCGAGGGCGAGGTCACCGTCGACAAGGCCCGCGAGATCCTCGCCACGGCGCCCGGTGTCGTGCTGTTCGACAACCCGGCCGCGGGGGAGTTCCCGACCCCTGCCGATGTGGTCGGCACCGACCCGACGTGGGTCGGGCGGGTGCGGCGGGCGCTGGACGACCCGACGGCGCTCGAACTGTTCGTCTGCGGGGACAACCTGCGCAAGGGCTCCGCGCTCAACACCGCGCAGATCGCCGAACTGGTGGCCGCGGAACTTTCGTGA
- a CDS encoding SgcJ/EcaC family oxidoreductase codes for MNRRPVRRRIAVATAVAVAAAGTFALGAGVAGADSRGTSGKNSAKMVTETQVLGLFDQWNAALQTGDPQKVADLYAKDAVLLPTVSDNVRTDRAEIVDYFEHFLQNKPEGTKVESIVNVLDSDTVIDTGVYEFALTNPGTGAKNTVKARYTYAYEKQSDGKWLIVNHHSSKMPES; via the coding sequence ATGAACCGTCGCCCCGTACGCCGACGCATAGCCGTCGCCACCGCCGTGGCCGTCGCCGCCGCCGGTACCTTCGCCCTCGGCGCCGGGGTCGCCGGAGCCGACTCCCGCGGCACGTCCGGGAAGAACTCCGCCAAGATGGTCACCGAGACGCAGGTGCTCGGACTGTTCGACCAGTGGAACGCGGCGCTGCAAACCGGCGACCCGCAGAAGGTCGCCGACCTGTACGCGAAGGACGCGGTCCTGCTGCCGACCGTCTCCGACAACGTCCGTACGGACAGAGCCGAGATCGTCGACTACTTCGAGCACTTCCTCCAGAACAAGCCGGAAGGCACGAAGGTCGAGTCGATCGTCAATGTCCTCGACAGCGACACCGTCATCGACACCGGTGTGTACGAGTTCGCGCTCACCAACCCCGGAACGGGCGCGAAGAACACCGTCAAGGCCCGCTACACGTACGCCTACGAGAAGCAGTCCGACGGCAAGTGGCTGATCGTCAACCACCACTCCTCGAAGATGCCCGAGAGCTGA
- a CDS encoding DUF397 domain-containing protein, with product MSDQMKWFKSSHSDDEGGACVEVALSTAVHVRDSETPAGPELHGTAPAWAAFVSAVQPGA from the coding sequence GTGAGCGACCAGATGAAGTGGTTCAAGTCCAGCCACAGCGACGACGAGGGCGGCGCCTGCGTCGAAGTCGCTCTCTCCACCGCCGTCCACGTCCGCGACTCCGAGACCCCCGCGGGCCCCGAGCTCCACGGCACGGCGCCCGCCTGGGCGGCGTTCGTCTCCGCAGTTCAGCCCGGGGCTTGA
- a CDS encoding PhzF family phenazine biosynthesis isomerase has product MEILRYVAFSTDPKGGNPAGVVLDATGADDAAMLATAAEVGYSETAFVVPSGDVALDVRYFSPLAEVSFCGHATIATAVAHAERHGTGRLRLRTAAGPVTVTTDRAADGTLVATLVSVAPRTAPVEEADLAELLGILGWSAEDLDPALPPRAAFAGAWHPVIAAANRDRLAGLDYDMAALAALMARKDWTTIDLVWRESPTVFHARNPFPPGGVVEDPATGAAAAAFGGYLRELQLVPAPATLTIHQGVDMGRPSTITVTVPAEADTGIGVTGTAVQI; this is encoded by the coding sequence ATGGAGATATTGCGCTACGTAGCGTTCAGCACGGATCCCAAGGGCGGCAACCCCGCGGGGGTGGTGCTGGACGCGACCGGGGCCGACGACGCGGCAATGCTGGCGACGGCGGCCGAAGTCGGCTACTCCGAGACGGCGTTCGTGGTTCCGTCCGGCGACGTTGCCCTGGACGTGCGGTACTTCAGCCCGCTCGCCGAGGTGTCGTTCTGCGGCCACGCGACGATCGCGACGGCCGTGGCCCACGCGGAGCGGCACGGCACCGGACGCCTGCGGCTGCGCACGGCGGCGGGCCCCGTCACCGTCACCACCGACCGGGCGGCGGACGGCACCCTCGTGGCGACCCTGGTGAGCGTCGCACCGCGTACGGCACCGGTCGAGGAAGCCGATCTGGCCGAACTGCTGGGGATTCTGGGCTGGTCCGCCGAGGACCTGGACCCGGCGCTGCCGCCCCGCGCGGCCTTCGCCGGAGCCTGGCACCCGGTCATCGCCGCGGCGAACCGGGACCGGCTGGCCGGCCTGGACTACGACATGGCCGCGCTCGCCGCACTCATGGCCCGCAAGGACTGGACCACGATCGATCTGGTGTGGCGGGAGTCCCCCACGGTCTTCCACGCCCGCAACCCGTTCCCGCCCGGCGGTGTGGTCGAGGACCCGGCCACGGGGGCGGCGGCTGCCGCGTTCGGTGGCTACTTGCGGGAACTCCAACTCGTTCCGGCCCCCGCGACCTTGACGATCCACCAGGGCGTGGACATGGGGCGGCCGAGCACGATCACGGTGACGGTACCGGCGGAGGCGGACACGGGGATCGGCGTGACGGGCACGGCCGTACAGATCTGA
- a CDS encoding SURF1 family protein → MYRFLLTPRWWGINVFVLLSIPFCIFMGSWQLGRFEDRVHDHRTATEQVSEARHEAPRPLGEMLPVTKATSGKQVTATGRYGKQLLVPGRELDGKRGFYVLTLLRTGSGEALPVVRGWLPGAADAAKAPAPPAGEVTVTGALQASETPGDNGVSAQGGLPAGQSAAISAASLVNLVPYDVYDAWVTLAKGDSGMKAVPASAPPDTGLDLKAFQNLGYTAEWFAFVGFVIFMWFRLLRREVEFARDAELGLVPEEEPVAADAGAT, encoded by the coding sequence GTGTACCGGTTTCTGCTGACGCCCCGATGGTGGGGGATCAACGTCTTCGTGCTGTTGTCCATCCCCTTCTGCATCTTCATGGGGTCCTGGCAGCTGGGCCGGTTCGAGGACCGTGTGCACGACCACCGCACGGCGACCGAGCAGGTCTCCGAGGCGCGGCACGAGGCGCCCCGGCCGCTCGGGGAGATGCTGCCGGTGACCAAGGCGACGTCCGGCAAGCAGGTGACCGCGACCGGCCGCTACGGCAAGCAGCTGCTGGTGCCCGGCCGGGAGCTCGACGGCAAGCGGGGGTTCTACGTCCTGACGCTGCTGCGCACCGGCTCGGGTGAGGCGCTGCCGGTGGTCAGGGGGTGGCTGCCCGGGGCCGCCGACGCGGCCAAGGCGCCCGCGCCGCCCGCCGGTGAGGTCACCGTCACGGGGGCGCTCCAGGCGTCCGAGACGCCGGGGGACAACGGCGTCAGTGCGCAGGGCGGGCTGCCGGCCGGGCAGTCCGCGGCGATCAGTGCGGCGTCTTTGGTGAACCTGGTGCCGTACGACGTGTACGACGCGTGGGTGACGCTGGCCAAGGGTGACTCGGGCATGAAGGCCGTGCCGGCGAGTGCTCCGCCGGACACGGGGCTGGATCTGAAGGCGTTCCAGAACCTCGGTTACACCGCCGAGTGGTTCGCCTTCGTGGGGTTCGTGATCTTCATGTGGTTCCGTTTGCTGCGGCGTGAGGTGGAGTTCGCGCGGGACGCGGAGCTGGGGCTGGTGCCGGAGGAGGAGCCTGTTGCTGCGGACGCCGGTGCCACGTGA
- a CDS encoding response regulator transcription factor has translation MRVLLVEDDEPVAESLRRGLKRYGFEVEWVTTGQAALDHTGPHDVVLLDLGLPDTDGLDVCKALRERGDVPIIVISARSDETDRVVGLEIGADDYVSKPFGVREVIARIRAVMRRTQPRTPAAGAPENGPDHYGPRLTVDRKAARVRLDGEEVALAPKEYDLLAFLTEEPGALMSREQIMEAVWDANWFGPTKTLDVHVAALRRKLAGAIAIEAVRGVGFRLEIVKDGGGDQDRGDGTSTDRDAS, from the coding sequence GTGCGCGTACTTCTGGTGGAAGACGATGAACCGGTCGCCGAGTCCCTCAGACGCGGCCTGAAGCGCTACGGCTTCGAGGTCGAGTGGGTCACGACGGGCCAGGCGGCACTGGACCACACGGGCCCCCACGACGTCGTCCTGCTGGACCTCGGCCTGCCCGACACCGACGGCCTCGACGTCTGCAAGGCGCTGCGCGAGCGCGGCGACGTTCCGATCATCGTGATCAGCGCCCGCAGCGACGAGACCGACCGGGTGGTGGGCCTGGAGATCGGCGCGGACGACTACGTCTCCAAGCCGTTCGGCGTCCGGGAGGTCATCGCCCGCATCCGGGCGGTCATGCGCCGCACGCAGCCCCGCACCCCCGCGGCCGGGGCGCCCGAGAACGGCCCCGACCACTACGGCCCCCGCCTGACCGTCGACCGCAAGGCGGCCCGGGTGCGGCTAGACGGCGAGGAGGTGGCCCTCGCGCCCAAGGAGTACGACCTGCTGGCCTTCCTCACCGAGGAGCCCGGGGCGCTGATGTCGCGCGAGCAGATCATGGAAGCGGTCTGGGACGCCAACTGGTTCGGGCCGACGAAGACGCTGGACGTGCACGTGGCGGCGCTGCGGCGGAAGCTGGCGGGCGCGATCGCGATCGAGGCGGTGCGCGGGGTCGGCTTCCGGCTGGAGATCGTCAAGGACGGCGGCGGCGACCAGGACCGCGGCGACGGCACGAGCACGGACCGCGACGCCTCATGA
- a CDS encoding TIGR03943 family protein: protein MNRLAQTALLFLLGATLLHAGLTDLYLRYVKAGLRPLVLLAGVALIATAAATLWYEHRRAPARQHQHQHEPRVSWLLALPVLALILVSPPALGSYSAAHTGTALTKPFGFPDLPAGEPLRLGVADYAGRAVYDDGRSLRDRELKITGFVTLDRAGAPYLVRMGLNCCAADAQPVKIALTGNIPPVLSPDTWLEITGRYTPRRTKDPVNDGPIPYLEVTSARPVPAPADPYDETWNN from the coding sequence GTGAACCGCCTGGCCCAGACGGCCCTCCTCTTCCTGCTCGGCGCGACCCTCCTGCACGCCGGCCTGACGGACCTCTACCTGCGCTACGTCAAGGCGGGCCTGCGCCCGCTGGTCCTGCTGGCCGGCGTGGCGCTGATCGCGACGGCGGCGGCGACGCTCTGGTACGAACACCGCCGCGCACCCGCGCGACAGCACCAGCACCAGCACGAGCCCCGCGTCTCCTGGCTCCTCGCCCTCCCCGTCCTCGCCCTGATCCTGGTCTCCCCGCCGGCCCTGGGTTCCTACAGCGCGGCCCACACGGGCACGGCCCTGACGAAGCCCTTCGGCTTCCCCGACCTCCCCGCCGGCGAACCCCTCCGCCTCGGCGTGGCCGACTACGCCGGCCGCGCGGTCTACGACGACGGCCGCTCCCTCCGCGACCGCGAGCTGAAGATCACCGGCTTCGTCACCCTCGACCGGGCGGGCGCCCCCTACTTGGTCCGCATGGGCCTCAACTGCTGCGCGGCGGACGCCCAGCCGGTCAAGATCGCCCTGACCGGCAACATCCCCCCGGTCCTGAGCCCGGACACCTGGCTGGAGATCACCGGCCGGTACACACCCCGCCGGACCAAGGACCCGGTCAACGACGGCCCGATCCCGTACCTCGAAGTCACCAGCGCCAGGCCGGTACCGGCACCGGCCGACCCGTACGACGAGACGTGGAACAACTGA
- a CDS encoding SigE family RNA polymerase sigma factor, with protein sequence MPVIAPVPAARPARIPNQRDGVEDGVAAGTTVDHLTETYRAHYRSLLGLAALLLDDTASCEDVVQEAFIRVHSARKRVRDPEKTLAYLRQTVVNLSRSALRRRILGLKLLSKPMPDMASAEEGAYDQLERDSLIKAMKNLQRRQREVLVLRYFADMTEAQVAETLGISLGSVKAYGSRGIAALRLAMEASA encoded by the coding sequence ATGCCGGTGATCGCGCCCGTGCCCGCAGCGCGGCCGGCCCGCATCCCGAACCAGCGTGACGGCGTCGAGGACGGTGTCGCGGCCGGGACCACCGTCGACCACCTCACCGAGACCTACCGCGCGCACTACCGCTCGCTCCTCGGTCTCGCGGCCCTCCTCCTCGACGACACGGCCTCCTGCGAGGACGTCGTCCAGGAGGCGTTCATCCGCGTCCACTCGGCCCGCAAGCGGGTCCGCGACCCCGAGAAGACCCTGGCGTACCTGCGTCAGACGGTCGTCAACCTGTCGCGCTCGGCGCTGCGCCGTCGCATCCTCGGCCTGAAGCTGCTGTCGAAGCCCATGCCCGACATGGCGAGCGCCGAGGAAGGCGCCTACGACCAGCTGGAGCGCGACTCCCTCATCAAGGCGATGAAGAACCTTCAGCGCCGCCAGCGCGAGGTGCTGGTGCTGCGCTACTTCGCGGACATGACCGAGGCTCAGGTCGCCGAGACCCTCGGTATATCCCTCGGCTCGGTCAAGGCGTACGGCTCGCGCGGTATAGCCGCGCTCCGGCTCGCCATGGAGGCGTCGGCATGA
- a CDS encoding permease yields the protein MAITKTAPQDSGERGGAETDGGGEEARHLNSPLLLTLLLLTAVMLQGPIRGALSAPVMQSWMTVFVAVMVQALPFLVLGVLLSAAIAVFVPPSFFARALPKRPALAVPVAGAAGAVLPGCECASVPVAGALVRRGVTPAAALAFLLSAPAINPIVLTATAVAFPGNPEMVLARFVASLLVACSMGWLWHRLGRTDWLRPPDRPSYEGRGEGAAFWGSVRHDVMHAGGFLVVGAMAAATLKAMVPEEWLRAAAGNPVFSVLALAVLAVLLSICSEADAFVAASLTQFSLTARLTFLVVGPMIDLKLFAMQAGTFGRAFALRFAPATFALAVVVSALTGTVLL from the coding sequence GTGGCCATCACGAAGACCGCCCCGCAGGACAGCGGTGAGCGCGGGGGAGCGGAGACGGACGGGGGCGGGGAAGAGGCCCGGCACCTCAACTCCCCTCTCCTCCTGACCCTTTTGCTGCTCACGGCCGTGATGCTCCAGGGCCCGATCCGCGGGGCCCTGTCCGCACCGGTGATGCAGAGCTGGATGACGGTGTTCGTCGCGGTCATGGTCCAGGCGCTGCCGTTCCTGGTGCTCGGCGTGCTGCTGTCGGCGGCGATCGCGGTGTTCGTGCCGCCTTCGTTCTTCGCCCGGGCCCTGCCGAAGCGCCCGGCGTTGGCGGTCCCGGTCGCGGGCGCGGCCGGTGCCGTGCTGCCGGGCTGCGAGTGCGCGTCGGTGCCGGTGGCCGGGGCGCTGGTCCGCCGAGGGGTCACACCGGCGGCGGCGCTGGCGTTCCTCCTGTCGGCGCCCGCCATCAACCCGATCGTGCTGACGGCGACGGCGGTCGCCTTCCCGGGCAACCCGGAGATGGTCCTGGCCCGCTTCGTCGCGAGCCTGCTGGTGGCCTGCTCGATGGGCTGGCTCTGGCACCGCCTCGGCCGCACGGACTGGCTGCGTCCGCCGGACAGGCCGTCGTACGAGGGCCGGGGCGAGGGAGCGGCCTTCTGGGGTTCGGTGCGCCACGACGTGATGCACGCGGGCGGTTTCCTGGTGGTCGGTGCGATGGCCGCGGCGACGCTGAAGGCGATGGTGCCGGAGGAGTGGCTGCGCGCGGCGGCCGGGAACCCGGTGTTCTCGGTGCTGGCCCTCGCGGTCCTCGCCGTCCTGTTGTCCATCTGCTCGGAGGCGGACGCGTTCGTGGCGGCGTCCCTGACCCAGTTCTCGCTGACGGCCCGTCTGACGTTCCTGGTCGTGGGGCCGATGATCGACCTGAAGCTCTTCGCGATGCAGGCGGGCACCTTCGGCCGCGCCTTCGCCCTGCGCTTCGCCCCCGCGACGTTCGCCCTGGCCGTCGTCGTGTCGGCCCTGACCGGAACGGTCCTGCTGTGA
- a CDS encoding NAD-binding protein yields the protein MIVCGDDGLAHRLAAELRGVYGEQVTLVVPPSGRRVRQPVVGRARAASAALLDRVSAAVNRTGASGEPAANEQVVEAAEVTEAVLTEVGADRAAALALVYDDDETNIRAALTARRLNPRLRLVLRLYNRRLGQHIEELLDQTAAVASGDGQGAGLDASTTVLSDADTAAPALAATALVGTSKVVQTEGLVLRAVERQPPRPGEVADPGLCTLALLSATSNDPAGADGSEGSGEQGPRLLPDEAAVAAATGRGTVVLEQVSYSGPSLPTGRGGVPPFASLFSRRLRWSLAGLVGCVLALAVALMFVTGEHPLYATYVTLLDLFGINDPAYHASTGRQVLQLLSGLVGLLLLPVLLAAVLEALGTFRSASALRKPPRGLGGHVVLLGLGKIGTRVLTRLRELHIPVVCVESDPEARGMATARRLRVPVVLGDVTQEGVLEAAKIHRAHALLALTSADTTNLEAALYARSVRPDLRVVLRLYDDDFATAVYRTLRAAHPFALTRSRSVSHLAAPAFAGAMMGRQILGAIPVERRVLLFAEVDVAGHPQLEGRTVGEAFRAGAWRVLALNTAPPGGRRGEEESPEGEGASPASGLVWDLPPTYVLGAGDRVVLAATRRGLAELLGRRRRERAGA from the coding sequence ATGATCGTGTGCGGGGACGACGGGCTCGCGCACCGGCTGGCCGCCGAACTCCGCGGTGTCTACGGCGAACAGGTCACGCTCGTCGTACCGCCCTCCGGGAGACGGGTGCGGCAACCCGTGGTCGGACGGGCCCGGGCCGCCTCGGCGGCCCTGCTCGACCGGGTCAGCGCGGCCGTCAACCGGACCGGCGCGAGCGGTGAACCGGCCGCGAACGAGCAGGTCGTGGAGGCCGCCGAGGTCACCGAGGCCGTGCTCACCGAGGTGGGCGCCGACCGGGCCGCGGCGCTGGCGCTCGTCTACGACGACGACGAGACCAACATCCGCGCCGCGCTCACCGCCCGTCGGCTCAACCCCCGCCTCCGCCTCGTACTCCGGCTCTACAACCGGCGGTTGGGGCAGCACATCGAGGAACTGCTGGACCAGACCGCCGCCGTCGCCTCCGGGGACGGACAGGGGGCGGGCCTCGACGCGTCGACGACCGTGCTGTCCGACGCCGACACGGCCGCGCCCGCGCTGGCCGCCACCGCCCTCGTCGGGACCAGCAAGGTCGTCCAGACCGAAGGGCTCGTCCTGCGTGCCGTGGAGCGGCAGCCGCCGCGGCCGGGCGAGGTGGCCGACCCCGGCCTGTGCACCCTGGCGCTGCTGTCCGCGACGAGCAACGACCCGGCCGGGGCGGACGGTTCCGAGGGCAGCGGGGAGCAGGGGCCGCGACTGCTGCCGGACGAGGCGGCGGTGGCGGCGGCGACCGGGCGCGGGACCGTCGTCCTGGAGCAGGTGTCGTACTCCGGGCCGTCCCTGCCCACCGGCCGGGGCGGTGTCCCGCCGTTCGCCTCGTTGTTCTCGCGCCGGCTGCGGTGGTCGCTGGCCGGGCTGGTGGGGTGTGTGCTCGCGCTCGCCGTGGCGTTGATGTTCGTGACCGGGGAGCATCCGCTGTACGCCACGTACGTCACGCTCCTCGACCTGTTCGGCATCAACGATCCCGCGTACCACGCGTCGACCGGGCGGCAGGTCCTGCAACTGCTGTCCGGGCTGGTCGGGTTGCTGTTGCTGCCGGTGCTGCTGGCCGCCGTGCTGGAGGCGCTGGGGACGTTCCGCAGCGCGTCGGCGCTGCGGAAGCCGCCGCGGGGGCTCGGCGGGCATGTGGTGCTGCTCGGGCTCGGCAAGATCGGGACGCGGGTGCTGACGCGGCTGCGGGAGCTGCACATTCCCGTGGTGTGCGTCGAATCCGATCCGGAGGCCAGGGGGATGGCCACGGCGCGGCGGCTGCGGGTGCCGGTGGTGCTCGGGGATGTCACGCAGGAGGGGGTGCTGGAGGCCGCGAAGATCCATCGGGCGCATGCGTTGCTGGCGTTGACCAGTGCGGACACGACGAATCTGGAGGCCGCGCTGTACGCACGGTCCGTGCGGCCTGATCTGCGGGTGGTGTTGCGGCTGTACGACGACGACTTCGCGACCGCGGTGTACCGGACGCTCCGGGCCGCGCATCCGTTCGCCCTGACGCGGAGCCGGAGTGTGTCGCATCTGGCCGCGCCCGCGTTCGCCGGGGCGATGATGGGGCGGCAGATTCTGGGGGCGATTCCGGTGGAGCGGCGGGTGCTGCTGTTCGCGGAGGTGGATGTGGCCGGGCATCCGCAGTTGGAGGGGCGGACGGTGGGGGAGGCGTTCCGGGCGGGGGCGTGGCGGGTGCTGGCGCTCAATACGGCACCTCCTGGGGGGCGGCGGGGTGAGGAGGAGAGTCCGGAGGGGGAAGGGGCGTCGCCGGCTTCGGGGCTGGTGTGGGATCTGCCTCCCACGTATGTGCTGGGGGCTGGGGATCGGGTGGTGCTGGCGGCTACGCGGCGGGGGTTGGCGGAGTTGCTGGGGCGCAGGAGGCGGGAGCGGGCGGGGGCGTGA
- a CDS encoding MBL fold metallo-hydrolase — protein sequence MTTQESFDLLQPYKIAEETFVIPWALEAPPVGHFPMNSMVIRGTEPVLVDTGAPAVRSQWLEAAWSVVDPLDVRWIFLTHDDRDHAGNLLAVLAECPNATLLTTWFSIGRMAEEWETPINRCRFMTDGDTIDAGDRTLVAKRPPLYDNPTTRALFDPKANVLWAVDTFATNVPTPVPETAALSPDEFRDGQFFGGRLVSPWVALLDAQKFGTVVTDFQHLNAEVIAGCHCPVLRGAQIPEAYDLLRRLPGIPPWAEFTQTDLDQWMAAAESSVPQEQPRPSGT from the coding sequence ATGACAACCCAGGAGAGTTTCGACCTTCTGCAGCCGTACAAGATCGCCGAGGAGACATTCGTCATCCCGTGGGCCCTTGAGGCCCCGCCGGTCGGCCACTTCCCGATGAACTCGATGGTGATCCGGGGAACCGAACCGGTCCTCGTGGACACCGGGGCGCCCGCAGTGCGCTCCCAGTGGCTGGAGGCAGCCTGGTCCGTCGTGGATCCCCTGGACGTACGGTGGATCTTCCTCACCCACGACGACCGCGACCACGCCGGCAACCTCCTGGCGGTCCTCGCGGAATGCCCGAACGCGACCTTGCTGACGACATGGTTCTCCATCGGCCGCATGGCCGAGGAGTGGGAGACTCCCATCAACCGGTGCCGCTTCATGACCGACGGCGACACGATCGACGCGGGCGATCGCACACTGGTCGCCAAGCGACCGCCCCTGTACGACAACCCCACGACCCGCGCCCTCTTCGACCCGAAGGCCAACGTCCTGTGGGCCGTAGACACCTTCGCCACGAACGTGCCGACCCCTGTGCCCGAAACGGCGGCGCTGTCGCCAGACGAATTCCGCGACGGCCAGTTCTTCGGCGGACGCCTGGTCTCCCCCTGGGTCGCCCTGCTGGACGCCCAGAAGTTCGGGACGGTCGTCACCGACTTCCAACACCTGAACGCCGAGGTCATCGCCGGCTGCCACTGCCCGGTCCTCCGCGGAGCCCAGATCCCCGAGGCCTACGACCTCCTCCGCCGGCTCCCCGGAATCCCACCGTGGGCAGAGTTCACCCAGACCGACCTGGACCAGTGGATGGCGGCTGCCGAGAGCTCGGTTCCGCAGGAGCAGCCGCGGCCGTCGGGGACGTGA
- a CDS encoding aspartate kinase yields the protein MGLVVQKYGGSSVADAEGIKRVAKRIVEAKQNGNQVVAVVSAMGDTTDELIDLAEQVSPMPAGRELDMLLTAGERISMALLAMAIKKLGHEAQSFTGSQAGVITDSVHNKARIIDVTPGRIKTSVDEGNIAIVAGFQGVSQDTKDITTLGRGGSDTTAVALAAALDADVCEIYTDVDGVFTADPRVVKKARKIDWISFEDMLELAASGSKVLLHRCVEYARRYNIPIHVRSSFSGLQGTWVSSEPLVQKSQQQGDKQVEQALISGVAHDTSEAKVTVVGVPDKPGEAASIFRTIADAEINIDMVVQNVSAASTGLTDISFTLPKTEGRKAIDALEKNKAGIGFDSLRYDDQIGKISLVGAGMKTNPGVTADFFTALSDAGVNIELISTSEIRISVVTRADDVPEAVRAVHSAFGLDSDSDEAVVYGGTGR from the coding sequence GTGGGCCTTGTCGTGCAGAAGTACGGAGGCTCCTCCGTAGCCGATGCCGAGGGCATCAAGCGCGTCGCCAAGCGGATCGTGGAAGCGAAGCAGAACGGCAACCAGGTGGTTGCCGTGGTTTCCGCGATGGGCGACACGACGGACGAGCTGATCGATCTCGCCGAGCAGGTTTCCCCGATGCCTGCCGGGCGCGAGCTCGACATGCTGCTGACCGCCGGAGAGCGGATCTCCATGGCATTGCTGGCCATGGCGATCAAAAAGCTGGGCCATGAGGCCCAGTCGTTCACCGGCAGCCAGGCAGGTGTCATCACCGACTCGGTCCACAACAAAGCCCGGATCATCGATGTCACGCCGGGCCGCATCAAGACCTCGGTGGACGAGGGCAACATCGCGATCGTGGCCGGTTTCCAGGGCGTCAGCCAGGACACCAAGGACATCACCACGCTCGGCCGCGGCGGCTCCGACACCACCGCGGTGGCTCTGGCCGCCGCCCTCGACGCCGACGTCTGCGAGATCTACACCGACGTCGACGGCGTGTTCACCGCCGACCCGCGCGTGGTGAAGAAGGCCCGGAAGATCGACTGGATCTCCTTCGAGGACATGCTCGAACTGGCGGCATCCGGGTCCAAGGTGCTGCTCCACCGCTGTGTGGAGTACGCCCGCCGGTACAACATCCCGATCCACGTCCGGTCCAGCTTCAGCGGACTTCAGGGCACATGGGTCAGCAGCGAGCCACTCGTTCAGAAGTCACAGCAGCAAGGGGACAAGCAGGTGGAGCAGGCTCTCATCTCCGGTGTCGCGCACGACACCTCCGAGGCCAAGGTCACGGTCGTCGGCGTGCCGGACAAGCCGGGCGAGGCGGCCTCGATCTTCCGCACGATCGCCGACGCCGAGATCAACATCGACATGGTCGTGCAGAACGTGTCCGCCGCCTCCACGGGCCTGACGGACATCTCCTTCACGCTGCCGAAGACCGAGGGCCGCAAGGCCATCGACGCGCTCGAGAAGAACAAGGCCGGCATCGGCTTCGACTCGCTGCGCTACGACGACCAGATCGGCAAGATCTCCCTCGTCGGCGCCGGCATGAAGACCAACCCGGGCGTCACGGCCGACTTCTTCACCGCGCTGTCCGACGCGGGCGTGAACATCGAGCTGATCTCGACCTCCGAGATCCGCATCTCGGTCGTCACGCGCGCCGACGACGTGCCCGAGGCCGTCCGTGCCGTGCACTCCGCGTTCGGGCTCGACTCCGACAGCGACGAGGCCGTGGTCTACGGAGGCACCGGCCGCTGA